cagatgaaaactgaaaatcataCAATATTTAAGGGCAATGATTAATTACAGTGAATCTAAAGACATAACTTGACATCTAAAGGCAATAGCCTTAGTTTCAAAGTACTACATCTGTAGATAATTAAAGGTGGTTTATAAGTTTGGTTCTGCTTGAgtttcaggaaatatttcatttctgcagcGATTTCCTGAAATGCTAATAATAGTTCTGCTCAAAGAAGGAGCCATCTAGTTTGAACACGTACAGGGTACTTGATATTCTTTGTTGGGGTGGGGGAAAACCCATAAAATCTCCCTTAGCCTTTTTAAGGGAGACTTTTAATTTGGAACTTTCAAAAAAATGTCCATTAAATTCTGTTGGTGCATTCTGATCAGATGAACACACTTTCTCATGAACTTCAGTGGGAGTTATATAGGAAGGGAGAATTCAGTCCCATGTATTGTATCAGTCTGTATCAGTCACAAAGCACCAGGACACCTACTGCAGCCTCAGTGACAggctttccttctgctgctttaCAGCAAACACATCAATCAGAGcatgagaaaatgcatttttcagaaaattgccattatctttttttaagcATAGTAATTTCTCCCCTTAGGTTTTACTGTGAGCAAGAAAGGTTTTTGGATAGAACTGGTTGAACTTGAAaagcttgggatttttttatttttcagtacatCTGAAGGTCCAGATGCTGCTTATTAAAAGCTTTATCCGACCCAATGGGCTGGAAAACCATGTGAAATTTCCTATCTTTCTTTGTCCTGTCTTGAAACACACAAGCTATACAATAGCCTCTCTTGATACTTCCTTGCTTCTGAAGCTGGCTTCAGATGAAACCATGACATGGAGAGTCGGATGGAAGGCAAAAATATGCATCAGGCATCTTATCAGAACTCTGACAGGTTTGGTTGTTTTAGCAGCTGGAGATTTCTGCTAATGAGTAATTTCCATGGCATGTTTTAGCTGACCTTATTTTTTGAATTCCATGTCTTGGTTTCACTAGTGCCTTGGTCCTCATTTGAGTCTGGCAATTGCTACTGAAAGGAGATGCCCACCTTGCCACTGGAGTACCCACCAAAATCCAATTAGCCCAAAAGTACCTGACTCTGTCTCGCCCCATCCAGAAATGAAGCAGGAAGTcccagaaggaaggaagaagtcAGGAAGACATGCTATTTTCACATACTTTGTTTCCACTGCACAGTGACCATCAACAGGCTGCAGTTTAAGTAGTGCTGGAGAGGAGATAAACAATGACAGAATGTATTTGGAGATAATTTTGATCCCTAACCATTGTTAGCAGTGTGTGATGCAACCCTATGCAGAGCTGCATAAACTCAACATTCCACTTGCCCCATTATGCTGGACCTGTTCCCATTGTTTGGCTCCTCCAGAGCAATGATTTCTGCCTGCCCATCAAAGTTTCCATCCCAAGATCCAAATGGGTCTAGATCACAATTTGGGCTGATTATTTCCAGAGCATAGTCTCAATGAGAATTTTACAGTGACTTTAGTGGGAAGAGGCACTTCAAAGAACAAAGGTTGGAGGTGAGCCACGTGAGTATCAAATAAAGTATTTACCAATATCATTGTGTAGGATACCACCCTTCTCTTTGTATTCCTcatgtaaaataatttccactgCATCAAATATTTGCTCATGATCCTCTTTCTCATTGAGGTTTTGCTTTCCAAGGGCTACTTGGATCTTTGAGACTGggtctctgggaaaaaaaaaaaaaaccaacaacattTATATACAGGCATTTTTTATCAGTGGTGGTGAAAACCTGCACTTTTAGTAGGAAGAAGTCAAGATATTTCTTCCTGTTGTAAAGCTTGGCCTGAAGATTTCCTAAAATCATTTTAGGAAGGCTTAGATAGGAAAGCAGTGGTGTTGGGAAATACACATGCTCTTTATTTGTTGCAATCATGAAGTAAAGTGATTAAAACTTCAGGTACATgatgttttttgcattttaggGCAGAGTAGCAGCGTGCACACAGTCTATTACTGTGGCAGTGATGATGAGTGGCAGCTCATGTAGCCATGGGAGTAGAGTTGCTTGCCATTGAGCATATTTATAATAGTCCATGTTGAAATGATTTCCAGTGTGTAATTTACCTGTTTCTTAGGGTGGTGGTTTCCAACTGATTCAATACAAAGTTGGAGGAAATGCAATATTATAAGCTagctgacacagaaaaaaaattaaagctaagTGCATATTTTGACtgttttgaagaaattaattctgatgTAATATGTGATGTTGCTTATGGCATCCAAATATCCCCTGAGTTTTTCATGGACTTTTTCATTTGCACATCACAAAATCTTGCtactttcctccttttttcctctcacacAACTTCTTTAGCTCATTTTATTTGAGCGGGGCCTGAGTTTGTTATTTCAGCAAGCACAATTTTCAAGtacataaacatttttatgtatgtgttaactttttttctgtctacatatatgttttcctttcaatttGACTCCAATTTGATTGCAAATTTGGGTACCAAGCTGCCTTTACTAACCATCCtgatttttatacatttatCTGCCCTAATCATAGGACATGCACCTACTCAAGGCAGTGTGCAGCAGTAAGAATCCAGCAGGGTTTAATTAGCACTCCACCACAGAAATGTCCATTCCCATCTGCAGTATCTATCTGCAGATGTGCCATCCAGGGATGTTTTCCAGGTGTACCCTTGGATCCACCATAGATCCTCTTGAGTGTCCCACGAACTTCAGGTTGTCCACATGTTTGGAATGCTTCGGGGGGGTCTGTAGGGGGTTCTGTTGGGGTCTCTTCAGCTGCATTGGAAGAGACAGCAGATGTATAATGCAGAGTTAATATCAGACTGGAAGAGACAAGCAACAGGGTGTCTACTCTAGATCACCTACACACTGACAAATCACTTCCTTCTAATTCTTTACCTGAGCAGGGTGAAACATCACAATATTCCcactttatttccttattttttctgacGTAGCACCAGGGTTTTTCATCCTCATCAGGATTCCTGAAGGGAACAGTTGAGAGAATCAGCTAGAGGGAATGGGGAAATGTCCATGAAACCAGTGAAGGAGCTGAGGATTCTTAGGGGGAAGCCTCATGCTCCCATGTGTGAGATGAACTTCCAAAGCCAATACTTCATAAGATTCGACAAAGAAGATGTCTGAGCAAGGCATAAAATACTGCCATATTTCTATTCCCATACCTATCATAAGCCATAAGGGAAATGTGGGATTAGTCCAAAACAAAGAGGGCTACTTCTGGAAGCCTCACATCAGCATGGTTAGAGAAGGCATCTCTGACATTCTGGTGTTTTATATGCATCTAGAAGGATGTGAGATCTTAACAGCATCAGTTCCTGAAATTCGTGAGCAGTTTGTCCTCAGAGATCTCTTTGATACAGACCTCTACAGATGCTTTTTCACAATATTACCTGCAGTAGTTGTGTTCACCAATGCCATATGAGTCAGCATCCTCCATAAAGGCATTAAAAGGTTGGTCCAAGAGGTGGTGGGAATTCCAGTGCAGGCAGGTCCTGCCATTTTCTGCTTGGTTCACTCTTCCTCTATATGTAGAAGAGTCCTCTTCATAACAATCATATGGTCCTGTAGGAAGACAATCCTCATATGAAAATGACTTTGGTGTTGTTCCTTGCTCAGAGTGgttcctcttccctcccttccttgTCCTACATTCATTTTATGGAGGATCAGAAGAACCTGCTGGGCCAAGTAATTATGTTCCCTATTGTACACAGGCCAGAAATTAGAATAATGTCCCAATATCTGTCCACCTTCTGGCTTGATTGCCATCCAATGTCACCCATCAGAAGCAGTCCCCTCAGCCTGGGGAGCCACAGCTAACTGGACAGGCATCCTCACTACATCAGATTTTGAGTGTTCAAGGAAAACCCAATGCTTCTTCCCTTTGTGACAAGTGTGACCTCTGGGAAATGTATGCTCACTTATTGTATACCAGTGAGATCTTGCTAAAGCACACTTAGAAATACAAAGATGAGAACTATTTCAAGCCCCTTTGCCAGTAGTTGGCTGCAGAAATCGGTCTCTTCCTCTGACCTTGTCTCCAAGGAGCCTGGTGCCCCAGTGTAGTCAGGCTCTTGGACAGTGACAGGGAGTCACCATGGGATGCTACAGGAATAGCATCAGATattgggctgcaggaggaagccAACTCCTCCTCCCAAGGGGCTGTGACCTACCGATCTCGCAGAATCTCCCTCTGAAAGGTTCAGGGCACCTGCAGGTGAATTTTGATCTGTATCTGTTCCGTATGCAGGTGCCTCCATTTCTGCAAGGGTTTGGACTGCACTGTTTGGATGCTGTCagtggaaaacacagagcaacTTTGTCAATGTGCTGAACACTACACAGCCACTCGCATGCCCAATGGCATTGTTTTATGACTGAACCACCACCCTGCAAATGAGTCATAACTCATCACTGGCCAGGCCCATGGGAGCTGCAGCACGTCTAGGGCAGGATCACCCTCTGCAGTGGGTGATTTCCCACCGCAGACTGGCCATGGTGCTGTCCTTAACACAATTTGTGCCCAGCTAAGCACTCACCAAACTGGCAGGACGGTCTCTTGTAGGGAGGCATGCAGCTGCACTCAGAATAGGGTGGAGTTAATGTAATCAGGCAGTCACCAAAGTGGCAGTTCTTCTCCAGACACCTGTCCTCCACTGTGGAAAACACACATAAAGTACATTATCAGCATTTGTGTGTGCACAAGGGCTGTGCCCTTGCAAGGATCATGGGAAGATGCCTTCCCTTGATGCTCCAAGGCAGCTTTCATTTGGCAGATATGGACTTGGAATCTCACTTCTTGTTCACAGTGTTTATGGCAAAAAATCTGTGTTATCAATGAGCAGCTCCCCACTACCCACCCTGCAGGGCAGAGAAGCACTCTCTGCACTCCTGAAGTTTATTTTACTGGATGCTCTTTAGACAGACTTTGGCCTACATGAGATCCTAAGAACTATGACTGCTGTGGGCTGTAAGAACACTCAGCTCAGCAAATAGT
This is a stretch of genomic DNA from Sylvia atricapilla isolate bSylAtr1 chromosome 8, bSylAtr1.pri, whole genome shotgun sequence. It encodes these proteins:
- the HABP2 gene encoding hyaluronan-binding protein 2 — protein: MRMVKSSSTLQVLPLVILLGTTCLGVSQFSSWANMMTDEPDDYENYYYTDVDRKTNLQQEIRDTISWLETLLDSCFSNPCKNGGTCEANGRSFICSCPEPYSGTTCEKVEDRCLEKNCHFGDCLITLTPPYSECSCMPPYKRPSCQFASKQCSPNPCRNGGTCIRNRYRSKFTCRCPEPFRGRFCEIGPYDCYEEDSSTYRGRVNQAENGRTCLHWNSHHLLDQPFNAFMEDADSYGIGEHNYCRNPDEDEKPWCYVRKNKEIKWEYCDVSPCSAEETPTEPPTDPPEAFQTCGQPEVRGTLKRIYGGSKGTPGKHPWMAHLQIDTADGNGHFCGGVLIKPCWILTAAHCLEDPVSKIQVALGKQNLNEKEDHEQIFDAVEIILHEEYKEKGGILHNDIALLKLQPVDGHCAVETKYVKIACLPDFFLPSGTSCFISGWGETESDDRSHQLLDASVRLISQRKCNEPELHDNRLDDSMFCAGRLRKPGIDSCQGDSGGPLTCVKNGSYYVYGLVSWGEGCGLKNKPGVYTQVSKFASWIKDAIEA